Proteins found in one Dryobates pubescens isolate bDryPub1 chromosome 1, bDryPub1.pri, whole genome shotgun sequence genomic segment:
- the GNAI2 gene encoding guanine nucleotide-binding protein G(i) subunit alpha-2 — protein MGCTVSAEDKAAAERSRMIDKNLREDGEKAAREVKLLLLGAGESGKSTIVKQMKIIHEDGYSEEECRQYKAVVYSNTIQSIMAIIKAMGNLQIDFGDSSRADDARQLFALSCTAEEQGIMPEDLANVIRRLWSDNGVQACFNRSREYQLNDSAAYYLNDLERIARADYIPTQQDVLRTRVKTTGIVETHFTFKDLHFKMFDVGGQRSERKKWIHCFEGVTAIIFCVALSAYDLVLAEDEEMNRMHESMKLFDSICNNKWFTDTSIILFLNKKDLFEEKIVHSPLTICFPEYTGANKYDEAAGYIQSKFEDLNKRKDTKEIYTHFTCATDTKNVQFVFDAVTDVIIKNNLKDCGLF, from the exons atggGCTGCACCGTGAGCGCCGAGGACAAGGCGGCCGCCGAGCGCTCCCGCATGATCGACAAGAACCTGCGGGAGGATGGCGAGAAGGCGGCGCGGgaggtgaagctgctgctgctgg GTGCTGGCGAGTCTGGGAAGAGCACCATCGTCAAACAGATGAA GATCATCCATGAGGATGGCTACTCAGAGGAGGAGTGCCGGCAGTACAAAGCTGTGGTCTACAGCAACACCATCCAGTCCATCATGGCCATCATCAAGGCAATGGGGAACTTGCAGATTGACTTTGGAGACTCCTCCAGAGCG GACGATGCTCGGCAGCTGTTTGCGCTCTCTTGCACCGCTGAGGAGCAGGGCATCATGCCAGAGGACCTGGCCAACGTGATACGGAGGCTGTGGTCTGACAACGGGGTCCAGGCTTGTTTTAACCGCTCCCGAGAGTACCAGCTGAATGACTCTGCTGCCTA ctacCTGAATGACCTGGAGAGGATAGCCCGTGCTGACTACATCCCCACCCAGCAGGATGTGCTGCGCACCAGGGTGAAGACCACCGGCATCGTCGAGACCCACTTCACCTTCAAGGACCTGCATTTCAA GATGTTTGATGTGGGCGGCCAGCGCTCAGAGCGGAAGAAGTGGATCCACTGCTTCGAGGGGGTGACTGCCATCATTTTCTGTGTGGCCCTGAGTGCCTATGACCTGGTGctagctgaagatgaggagatg AACCGGATGCACGAGAGCATGAAGCTGTTTGATAGCATCTGCAACAACAAGTGGTTCACAGATACGTCCatcatcctcttcctcaacaAGAAGGACCTCTTCGAGGAGAAGATTGTGCACAGCCCCTTGACCATCTGCTTCCCTGAGTACACAG gggccaACAAGTACGACGAGGCAGCTGGCTACATTCAGAGCAAGTTCGAGGACCTGAACAAGCGGAAGGACACCAAGGAGATCTACACCCACTTCACCTGTGCCACCGACACCAAGAACGTGCAGTTCGTCTTTGATGCCGTCACTGATGTCATCATCAAAAACAACCTGAAGGATTGCGGCCTCTTCTGA
- the GNAT1 gene encoding guanine nucleotide-binding protein G(t) subunit alpha-1: MGAGASAEEKHSRELEKKLKEDAEKDARTVKLLLLGAGESGKSTIVKQMKIIHQDGYSLEECLEFIAIIYSNTLQSMLAIVRAMNTLNIQYGDSARQDDARKLLHLSDTIEEGTMPKEMSDIIGRLWKDTGIQACFDRASEYQLNDSAGYYLSDLERLVTPGYVPTEQDVLRSRVKTTGIIETQFSFKDLNFRMFDVGGQRSERKKWIHCFEGVTCIIFIAALSAYDMVLVEDDEVNRMHESLHLFNSICNHRYFATTSIVLFLNKKDVFLEKIKKAHLSICFPDYDGPNTYDDAGNYIKLQFLELNMRRDVKEIYSHMTCATDTENVKFVFDAVTDIIIKENLKDCGLF; encoded by the exons atgggtgctggagccagtgctgaggagaagcaCTCCCGTGAGCTGGAGAAGAAGCTTAAGGAGGATGCTGAAAAGGATGCCAGGACcgtcaagctgctgctgctgg gagcaggagagtcGGGGAAGAGCACCATCGTCAAGCAGATGAA GATCATCCACCAGGATGGTTACTCGCTGGAGGAATGCCTGGAGTTCATTGCCATCATCTACAGCAACACACTCCAGTCCATGCTGGCCATCGTGCGGGCCATGAACACCCTCAATATCCAGTACGGGGACTCTGCTCGCCAG GATGATGCCCGTAAGCTGCTGCACCTCTCAGACACTATAGAGGAGGGCACCATGCCCAAGGAGATGTCAGACATCATTGGGCGGCTCTGGAAGGACACAGGCATCCAAGCCTGCTTCGACCGTGCCTCTGAGTACCAGCTCAACGACTCGGCTGGCTA CTACCTATCAGACCTGGAGCGCCTGGTGACCCCTGGCTACGTCCCCACGGAGCAGGATGTGCTGCGCTCCCGTGTCAAGACCACTGGCATCATCGAGACCCAGTTTTCCTTCAAAGACCTCAACttcag gatgttTGATGTGGGTGGGCAGCGCTCAGAAAGGAAGAAGTGGATTCACTGCTTTGAGGGAGTGACTTGCATCATCTTCATTGCGGCCCTCAGTGCCTATGACATGGTCCTGGTGGAGGATGACGAAGTG AACCGCATGCATGAGAGCCTGCACCTCTTCAATAGTATCTGCAACCACCGCTACTTCGCCACCACCTCCATCGTCCTCTTCCTCAACAAGAAGGACGTCTTCCTGGAGAAGATCAAGAAGGCCCATCTCAGCATCTGCTTTCCCGACTACGATG GTCCCAACACCTACGATGACGCCGGCAACTACATCAAGCTGCAGTTCCTGGAGCTGAACATGCGTCGAGATGTGAAGGAGATCTACTCCCACATGACCTGCGCCACTGATACCGAGAACGTCAAGTTCGTCTTCGACGCCGTCACCGACATCATCATCAAGGAGAACCTCAAGGACTGCGGGCTCTTCTGA